The Thermodesulfobacteriota bacterium sequence GGGGTGGAGTCGGTGCCCTTTGTCTCCGATACCACCGACCAGACCGAGCTCAACCGCCAGGCGGTGACGGCCCTGGAGGTCCGGGGGCTCATCGAGCCCGGGGACCTGGTGGCCATCACCAAGGGGGATCTCATCGGCGTCCGGGGCAGCACCAATGCCTTGAAGATCGTGCGGGTGGGGGAGCTGGTCTGAGATGCGGCAGGACCGGGACGTCATCCTTCTCTTCGCCACCCGCATCCTGCGCCTCTTCGCCTACGGCTTCCTGTCCGTGGTGCTGGCCCTGTATCTGGCGGCGATCGGCTTGGCCGAGGCCGGGATCGGCCTGCTCTTCTCCCTGACCCTGGCCGGCGATGCCGTGATCTCGCTTCTCATCACCACCCGGGCCGACCGCTTCGGCCGGCGGCGGATGCTCCTTTTCGGCGCCGCCCTGATGGCCTTGGCGGGTGCGGCCTTTCTGGCCACCACCAGCCCCATCCTCCTGGGTCTGGCCGCCATCATTGGCGTCATCAGCCCCACCGGCTACGAGATCGGCCCCTTCCTGTCCCTGGAGCAAGCGGCGCTCTCCGGGCTGGTGCCGGATCGCCGGCGCACCGGCGTTTTTGCCTGGTACAACCTGGCCGGCTCCCTGGCCACCGCCGCCGGGGCCCTGGCTGGCGGCTGGCTGGCCCAGGCCCTCCAGGCGGGTGGCCTGCCGGAGGTGGCCTCCTTCCGGGTGGTCCTGGCCGGCTATTGCCTGGCCGGCCTGGGCCTGTTCATCCTCTTCACCCGCCTGTCGCCGGCGGTGGAGGTGGCACCAGCCGCGACCGCGGGCCGCCGCACCCTGGGCCTGCACCGCTCCCGGGGCACGGTGCTGCGCCTGTCCGCCCTGTTTGCCCTGGACGCCTTTGCCGGCGGCTTCATCGTCCAGAGCATGCTGGCCTACTGGCTGCACCTGCGCTTCGGTGTCGCCGCCGGCCCCCTGGGCAGCATCCTCTTCGGCGCCAACCTGCTGGCCGCCGCGTCGGCCCTGCTGGCGGCAGGCCTGGCCAGGCGCTTCGGACTCCTCAACACCATGGTCTTCACCCACCTGCCCTCCAACGTCATGCTCCTCGCCGTGCCGCTCATGCCCAGCCTGGAGCTGACGGTGGCCCTGCTCCTGGCCCGCTTTGCCATCTGCCAGATGGATGTCCCCACCCGCCAGTCCTACACCATGGCGGTGGTGGAGCCGGACGAGCGGGCTGCCGCCTCGGGGGTGACCACCATCGCCCGCTCGGTGGG is a genomic window containing:
- a CDS encoding MFS transporter; the encoded protein is MRQDRDVILLFATRILRLFAYGFLSVVLALYLAAIGLAEAGIGLLFSLTLAGDAVISLLITTRADRFGRRRMLLFGAALMALAGAAFLATTSPILLGLAAIIGVISPTGYEIGPFLSLEQAALSGLVPDRRRTGVFAWYNLAGSLATAAGALAGGWLAQALQAGGLPEVASFRVVLAGYCLAGLGLFILFTRLSPAVEVAPAATAGRRTLGLHRSRGTVLRLSALFALDAFAGGFIVQSMLAYWLHLRFGVAAGPLGSILFGANLLAAASALLAAGLARRFGLLNTMVFTHLPSNVMLLAVPLMPSLELTVALLLARFAICQMDVPTRQSYTMAVVEPDERAAASGVTTIARSVGAAASPLLAGLLLAQPALVGVPFFLAGGLKIVYDLALFRACRALRPPEERP